The Podarcis muralis chromosome 14, rPodMur119.hap1.1, whole genome shotgun sequence nucleotide sequence GCCTTGTCCAGTCCTGGGCTGAAGGAGTACTGGGTGGCTAGACCTTTGCTGCTTTCAGCATCCTAACCTGTTCCTTCTGCTCACACCTGGGGAGGCTGACCAGGGAAAGCCTGGGCCCCACTGGAGGGCACTTTGCCCAGGGCCTTGCCTTTAACTTGCTTGTTAaggaccagtgtggtgtagtggttaagagcagtagtctcgtaatctggggaaccgggttcgcgtctccgctcctccacatgcagctgctgggtgaccttgggctagtcacacttctttgaagtctctcagccccactcacctcacagtgtttgttgtgggagaggaagggaaaggagaatgttagccgctttgagactccttaaagggagtgaaaggcgggatatcaaatccaaactcttcttcttcttctttgaccaGAGCCCTCACCTCAACGTGGGAGGTCAGGGAGAGTTAGGGATTCATGCCACTATAGCATTCACTGCCTATTGGGATACTTACTTATGGGCTCTTCAGAATTCTCAGCGGTCAGCTTCCTGAGGAAGTGAACGAGGCAAAAGTATTCTAGATGGTGGTCACTTCAGACTGCAGTTTGAAACTAGCGTTTCCGAATGCTCCCCAGTAAAAGAAAGAACTCTCATGTGTGCATTGGGTGGGGGAAAGATCCAAGTCCTTCTCTGATGTGCTAACTTGTCAACTGCAGAGAACTTCTCTTGGTTGAACTTCCTGGAGATTGCTCTGTTTAAGGAAAGCACCCATGAAGAGCCAGCAAGAGGGAAAAgatgctctctctttttgcaccTGCAGTACATTGCAAAACACCCTCTGCTTCCCAGACTACACAAAGGTACCTGCTCCTGCTCTGACCAATATTGCATTTGCCACCCAAATGCACGTGAAATAGTTTGCCACCTCCTTTCTTATGCTGCTTTAAAGATTGCTTTGGTATTTCAGAAAGTTAGGTACTTTGAAACAAACGAAGCAAAACAGTCTCATTGGGTCAATGCCTGTAGCCGATTTGTGTCTGGAAAAGAATACCAATACCAATgtgttaatgaaaataaatatttgtaaaCCACTGACCCAGGACTGTGTTTTGCTGatgcttcttttttgtttgttaaaaaaagaagaataagtACGTTACACCCACATGCTGGGCTTCCTGCTGGCTTGTGCTGGTAAGAGCAATCAAAGCTTCCAAGAAACAATCCTCAGAGCAGTAATGCTATTGGTGAGGCACTTCTTGAGCACAAGCAAGTTAAAATGCTATCATAGCCCTTTAAAAGTTATGTTAGGAAAAAGTGAGTTTGTTTCACTCTCCCTGCTGTGGCCTCCCCAGATGTCAGAATGTTTGACTGAAGCTACTCTGGAAAAATCAACCAGGGTATTGAAACTGCAGTTATGAAGACCACACCATTTTACACCTTAAAACAAGCACCATTCACATTACttttgaagtcccccccccctcaagtgcACAGTAAGTAGGGTTAAGTATGCAACCCCTTGACTCATCCAAACCTACTGCTGCCTTTAACCCTCCTTGGCTCTGCAACAACTCAGGATTACAAGTTGACAAGTCCGATATTTGATTTCTCGTGGCTTCCAGCGGTGGTCCCTTGAAGGCTTCCAATCTCACATGCAAGTGTCAGTTCCAAATTCTCCTTACCCACTTGCAAGCAgactccagcaactggtatgcagacaAGAGTTATTTTCCATGAACAGATTTGTAATTCCCATTTATTGTCAAATAGGCAGTTAAGAGAAAAGGAGAACACATTTGATCCTGAATGGAAAAAtagagaggggtggtggtggtggagagaaacAACATGGCCAGAACAAATAAACTGCTACCTTAAATGGCTACTCTTAAGAGGGCAGTAGCACACAGCCAAGTAAGGAGGAAGTTAAAGAAAAGTTTAAAAGTATTGCAAATGGTTGGTTAAAAAAACAGTTTATATCATCCGAGTGGCTGAAAGCTGCTTTGAATGCAACTAGAATCATACGTGCAAAAACACGAGTGTGTCCTGGAGGTCGTTGGCCTGCTTGATGTTTGCTGCGTTTTACATTCTGCCTGGGCAGGAACAGGAAGGTGTTAACCTTTATGGAAGCTAGAGCATCAAAGGGCTTCCAAGAGAGTTCTGCCTTTCATCCAAATTTGATAGGGGTGCAGGATTGAAGTGGCTCTCCGTGTTCCCTGCCGGGCACTCCTCCGGCTgctttggcacacacacacacgcagacgcgtgcaaacacacagacacagacacagacacacacacacacacacacacacaagctgtatCCCAGCACCGTCAGGAGACAGCCTAATGCAGCTTTAAACTGGCGCTGCTCCTGAACAGCTTTAAGTATTTATCAACTCAATAGGTCAAAAGTCTGCAGACACTGGGTGGAGCAGCAGTATGCCACAAAACTAACAGTTGTCCTCCTGGAatagaaaaatggaaaaaaagagagagggaaggagggagggagggagggagggagggagggagagagagagcagttgTCAGCTCAAGATTAAAACATTGGCCCTTGTCCACAACACACAACTTTTCTGgatagtttaaaaaaacaaacaaaccaggaggGAGGATTAAGCCGTGGTAAACTAAGTACACAAAATATTTGAGTTTGTAAAAATAGCAAGAGGTTTTTCCTCTGTCAACATAAAAAGAAATTCAGCTAAAAACTTTTGCAGGTTTTGTAGCTCTGAATGGCATGGGGGACATGGAGAATGCCTTGATTTCTTAAAAGGGTGGGACAacgtatttttttttattcatgccCCCTCTTTTAAACTCATGCTCCCCGTTTAAAACATcatgttgcttttttttaaaaagccccccccccaaaaaaaaacccccagagtctggatggccatttgtcatgggaCGCTTTAGCTGAGTTCCCTGCATGAgtagggcgttggactagatgccccttggggtctggtcccttccaactctacaattctgattctagtAATAAAAACAAAGGGGTGCAGCTAGCGTGCTTCAGGCCCCTGTGCCCTGTGGTTATAATATGCAGTCCTAGGACTCCTGAAGAAGTTAACGCTTGCCACCCTTTAGACACAGGCACAGATCTTTGCACAACTGGTGTGAACAGTTGCTCTTCCCAGCTGTGGTGCCACCTACGCCTCCTTTAGTATCAGACAACTTCCCCCTTCTTCTGAATGATGAGTAGGCATCAGCAAGTGCACCACTGTGTGCCTGCACACTCTTGTACTAAGACACCTTTGTAATTCTTTATCCTAAGCTCTTTTAAAGCAGAAGCAAGGATGGGCATTTCATTGCCCTAAAACCCAGGGCTGCCACACGTCCGAgatttcccagacattaccaggatttcaaaagcAGAAATGACATCCGGGGGcagggaatatggcaaccctgtatttgaaatatggcaactctacattTGACAATCCTTTCTCAATGCACTACCCCACTCTTTTTCTAGCCAGTGACAACTCGTTTAATTTTTACACGTTTAAAACAAACCCACCCTCCAACTGTGGCCACCTGCTCCAGGTCGATTTCTTCAACCCAAAGCTGAACGGCAGAGCTACCAAGTCCACAGGGGTCAACAAGAactttgctgtacagtggtacctcgggttaagaacttaattcgttctggaggtctgttcttaacctgaggtaccactttagctaatggggcctcccgctgccgctgcacgatttctgttctcatcttgaagcaaagttcttaacccaaggtaatatttctgggttagcggagtctgtaacctgaagtgtatgtaacccgaggtaccactgtatttgcatggaTGGGTTCTCTAGCATGCAGCAAAGTAAGGAAAATGGCAGGTACCTGGGTGCAAATACAGTGTTTGTTGGTGTTTAATATATGTTTGGCATTCCTTCATTTCAGTGCTGAAGTCGTTGCCAAGTATTTCAGAAACACATTGATCTGATTAATGGGAATTTAGTACCCTTTGGCTGTGGTGGCAGAGGGGAAGGGAGCGTTGCCATAGGGCATATGCCAGCGCTGTATACAAAGCACATAATCTACCTTAGCCACCTGACCAGAAGTTGAATAAGCTGCCAGATGTGGTGTGGGGGAAGCCACACCCTTTACGAAGGAGACTTTAAATATACGTGAGCAAGGTGGAAAGTTGGTTGTTGCAATCAGAGAAACTTtctgagagggggagggggggctctTCCAAAGCAGTGTCTTCAAAGCCATCTGGCTGCTGTCCAAATTTAAGAGGCTCATTTTGTTCTCACTTCATAAAGCTCTGTTACTTACTgaagggggaggaaaaacccaTTATGGCTACAGACACAGTAGCTGtaaacaagaaaacaagaaaactaCACCATCTACTTGGTATCAGCAGACTTTTCTTCTAGGAAGGCTTTAGGCAGCTACGGTTGGGCGGGTATGGAATTGATATTTCCTTACAGCGGATTGCTGTTTTCAGTCTCCTGGAGGGCCCAATTCAAATCAGGAACTAGTCAATATAATAATGTTCAGTAAGACCTGCAAGGTAAACCCTCCTTGCAACCTCACCAAGTGTGGTGCTTCCAGGGGTGGCACATGGAAGTCCTTTGCTGCTGTGGCACCCTGTCTGTGGAACCTTCTCCCCCTAGGCAAATTTGGCTCCCTCTTTGAACTTTAGGTGGGGTGTGAAGATTAACCCTTTTGATCAGGCCTACAGCATAAAATTATGccttttgctctttttaaaatgtggttttaatgtatctactGTTTTGTTATATTTTGATATGACTGATTTTGCTTTTGAGCCGACCTGAAAGGATCTTAGTCCTGAAAAGTGGAACAAAATAAGTAAATCTAACAGCACTTTACTGTCACTTTGAAGGACCAGCTCCATCTGGATCAAAATCATCTGTCAGAGCTGATCTTTTGAGTGGTGGATAGTACTGGAATCCTTTTCTCTGCCAGAGGTAGGGCCCTTTTCTGTCTTTGGTTTCCATGAGAACTTCATCTAgggcaagaatggggaacctttggctgtcCTGATGTTATTGAACTTCAACTCTAACCATCTCTGGCCTTTGGCCAgtcttgctgaggctgatggaagttgtagttctgcaATGTCTGGAGGACTAAAAGTTCCTGGGGAGGCTTCCCTGTCTCTGAATCAGACAGAGAGAAGACTCGTTGGTCCTTCTGTTGGAACTTTTTCCCAGTTGTACTTCTTTTCATTGCCTTTTGTCCCGTGTCTTTATGGGCCTGTTGACGTAGCTTTTGATTCGGGTGTCTTGGTactgggaggaagaagagggaggacGATGGCAGAGAAGcctgggaggcagaggaagagtcCCTGCAGCAGGATCTGTCATCTTTCCCTGCTTGTTTTGGGCCTTGCTTGCAGCTGTGtttgcttctcttcctcttctgtttctttGGGGAAAGACCACCTTCTGTTGTAGGGAGTGCTGTCTCTTTCCCCCTACCTTGGCTTCTTCTGTTCCCTGGGCAATCTGCCCCTGCACCCGACCCATTGTTATGGAGGGAGAAAGTGGGAATCGGGAGTAGAGAGGATTTAATTTACTCATCTCTGGGCATCTCTTAGGAGTTTGGCACTAATCTCAGGCCTGGCATGGAGGACGCTGGCTGGCCTTCCTCCTCCATGTTATTGGATGTAACCTGTTCCATGCTATGGGTCATGGATGAAAAACCCTGTCTTCCTCCTACTCTGCCTGAATAAGTGAGAGAGTTGGGACAATTTGTGACATTTAGGTGCACAGCCTGTGGGTTTTTGCTTGCCTCCTCTGTGCTCTTGCTCCTGCCACTGTGTCTCAAGCCTGCTATCCACGCCCGAGGCTAGACATCATTGTGCTCCTTCATTGCCAACGGTGCCAGGAAACAGCCAACTGGCATCCACCTTGTTCCCAGCCACTATGGAGAAGGCTGGGGGCAGAAGGGAGAGGGATGACTGGGGCTACACAGCCCTGTGGTTGCTGGTTTTCCCCCGTCACCTCTAACTCAAAGTGGCAGAttgcaaggaaggggggaaagacaaggaaaaagaaaaagaaatcccaAAACCTAGATGTTTTAGGCTTTAGGGGCACCAACTGGTCCAAAGCGCTCTAGGCAGAGGCAGTTTAGGAACCAGGATGCATCTTCTTCCTGGAGAGGACCGTCAAGATTTGGACCTTGGCAGTTGCCCAGGAAGAGGCACCACCTTGAAGTTGCCAATTGCCACCACTAATGTCAAGTAATAGCTACTCAGCAAGGAGACTTCCAGCAGCATATTAAGGGCCCAAGCTAGCAAAGCAGTTTTCCTGCCACAAGTCCGACTGGAGGGAAAGGGAGTTCTGCAAGAGCCATTCTTTGCTCTCACATTGCTCTCATTAAATTAAATGAAGTTTATTGAGAGGAAAGCCTCCTGGCTTCATTGTGCACATCCACATAGCAATGGCCAGATCTTCCATTGCTAGTCCTTCATCATAAGTTGAGCAGGacaccaaaaagaagaagaggttttcccttttctcttaGCCAAACTAGATTCCACAAGATTACAAGGCAAGTTGTAGAAGGCCTGGCTTCttgatttccttctctttttgaGTTTTACACAAAGAGGCTCATGAATACTGTAAGTGGACATGCTTTCTTTTCATGCATGGATGAAAAGTCTCTTGCAGAAAGGGCAACTGGTTCATCCTATTTCCTGCCAGAAAGGCAGCCACCAACGGCTGCAATGCTTTGCTAATTACCATCGGGCTCTGCTGACCATCACAATGTCACGAGATACAAATTGGGTGTATTGGCCCTTCATCATTCAGTTCTGATTTGAAGTGATGAAAGAAACATATAGTTGATAATTTATCTGTTAGTCGAATGTCACCAATATATACAGGCTACTTCTTTAGTCATGGGGAATCAAAGTATGATCACCATGGGGGAAAGCTGCATAACAGAACTTTTTAGACATGGACGGCTTCTTTTCTGAGTTCTGAAAATACCAGCATTTTCTTAAAAAGACAGACAAGCTTCTAGCTCTCCCGGATTCAAAGGTGGGAAATGAAGGTAGACTGGCAGTGTGTTAAAGGTGCGGGCTACTTGGGTGCCAAGAATATTTGCaaactttctctccctcccctttaaaTATCAATATCCTACCTACACTCCCTATTGCTCTCAAAGGGACATTAATTAATTCCAAATTACTCTGCTTCCTAGTCAATGACCAAGCAAGCTCACAACACTGGCGGAAAATGAACCTTCCAAGAAACTTGCCAATTAAGCAATTCACCACTGTGAAAACTTATCATTTTGAGGAAATATTATATAATCAGTTGTACAGTTATATGGCAAGATTTCTGAGTGACGCTATGAAAGTACGTCACCATGCAACACACTTttttatgccaataaaggagacTGATTGAGTGATACAGTTGTACAGTTGCTGCTTGCTATCAAGGTAGGCACTGGAGCCTTAGGAATAAAGTGAATATGGTATATGAAGTCAACAGACTGAAAACGCATAAGAGTAGCACAACCATGGCCCTGTGTAGATGCCTTTCCCTGTAACTGAAGCCCTTGCATAAGGTCTAAACCCCCAATGTAATTTCCCCTGTAATTACCCCTGATGCAATCCAGCCATTGGCGTCTCTCTCAGAGGAAAGAGCTTTGGGTAGACAATAGTAAACATGGGCTGGCTGCAACGGTGGCAGTGTCCCAGAGGGCAGTACAGCAATTCCAAGAGACTCCTGGGTAATGAGATTGGATTCAGGAACTTCAAATCTAGAGGTGGGGAGGAAACACAGAGACGGTGACTTCAACAAAACAAATTCATAGCTATTTTAACATTACAACCAAGATGGACACACTTGAAAAACAACAGCTTTGATGGTaacctgggggggagggggagcacaaTAACAGAGAATAGCTCTGCTCACAAAAAAAATAGATTGCTGCTTGCACAAgctctcttgttttcctcttcacgGAAATCGTCTCCAGTTTTCAGATGCAGTATCATGAAATGTCTCCTGCTTTCTGTCTTGCTTACGTTTGGAATGAGAGTTGGAATGGTGGTTATATTATGCAGCAAGATCATCCGTGAGTgtgttgaatggccatctgtcatggacactgtcgttgagattcctgcatttgcagggggttggactagatgacccccgagTCCcgtccaactcaacaattctatgattaatctAAATAGGTTTACAGGGCCTAGTAATCTGCCCCTTCAACACTAGACTTCTAGACTTGCACCTCAAAAGCTTGAAATGCTACCAAAATGTAGTGATAAAACCTATTATCAAGCAGTAACAGTGATTTTAGCTATATAAAGGGAAAGATCTCAAGTGCATTATTGCTAGTCACCATACCTCCTCCCATTGATTAGCGCCAAATTCCCTGCAATATGGTGCATAGTTCTGGGCCAACATTCCATTGCTGGcctaaataaaaataactgcGTCAAAGAGGTATGGTTGGAGTAGCAAAATGCTGGCTTTTAACTTTGCACCGTTTTCTTGGCAATTGGGCTCATCTGCTCATTCACATCCATCCTAATTATGTTTTTCCAGCCTCCCTACTTCCCAGAGTAAGAGATCATTAGCTCCCAAGGACTTTTGAGATATAGCTTGACATTCAAGTTCCTGTTAGGAGCTGAAGCCCCATGTGGCGGCATGATGCAAAATGCAGAGAAGCCATGGGCCAGTTTTCAACAAAGAGCCTGAACTGGGGCAGAACTAAAGCAGCTCAGCTGTCACGTTGCACTGCAATGGCCAACGGGCTGCAAGCGCTTCTTTCTGCCTCATGCTTAACGAGCCTGCCAGCTCTGGAGCTGGCTGGAGAAGGAGCTGCATTGTGGGATGATGCACTGCCTCTTGCCGCAggaatattattatttctgcttctCTACTCTCCCATTAAAagacagttgcttctctgctgcGGACTGCGAAAAGACTCTGGCCTTTTCTACGCTCTGTGCAAGAAAAGACTCCTAAATGCCTTTTACCTAACACTTGGCTGTCTTTTTGGGCCTCTCGTTCTTGTTGCAAATGTAGCTCGGGAAGCCATTTGATTTGGAGTTTTGAGAACCTGAGTCAAATTTCACAGCACACTGAAAGTCTACATGCTTCAAGTACTGCGCTTACCATAAGCTTCTTCTTCTCACTGTAAGCTTCTCTGTTTAATTTACAAGTGTCCTAGACACTTCATAGCTACCCAACTCTTTATACTCCTCCTTTTGCTTCCAGCAGTTTCAATATGCTCATGAAACACCATCTTTTAGTCCTTTTTCCGTCTCTGTTCCTTGGAAATGAATTTTCTCCCTTACTATTCTCACTTCTCCCATCTACAAGCTTTCAAAAAAGTTCTCAAAACACAACTACTCTCTTATGCTTTTCCCAATTCATTTCACACCTCTCCCATCTACATACATTTAACTACTCATCTTTATGGGGCTGACATCTCATTTCTTGGTTTTAATTTTTCCTTCCCTTCTGTCCTTACTTTTTTTATGCACCCTAACAGTGAGGGCACAAAGAAATATGATGTCCATTTATAGTTGTTTCACTACACAGTCTAGATATTTAGGTGCTTGATAAACATTAATGTTGCAAGAATGCAATCACCGTTCAGCTACCTTTTAAAAGCCTGCAGTATGTGTTATACAGCATCCTCATGGCCATCTCTTGCAAGGGCAGAACGCGGTCTGACTCTGACCCAATTGACTTCACCTCTGCTGGGAGGAAAACTGTCAACTGTCCTGATGAAAAGGTAAGAAGCTTCACCTCTGACTTCTGAACAGGAGAACCACAGCTGGAAAATATTTGAGGAAAGGGGAAAGCTGTTTAAAAGGAGTAAAATATCATGAAAAATCCTACCCAAGCCTTCTAAAGATACTTGATACTTGAAAGTGCGCCAACCCGTTTCAGCCTGTCTGTGCATTACGTCAGAGGAGAATGatccaacaaaaataaatattttgagtaTATTGGACTCCACATATGTATAGGAAGTAATTGTTCAATAGAGGTAGATATTGGCAAGTGTATTGCTGCAATTGCCTTATTGAAGCGTGTGGTGTGAGTTTCTTCAGTGATGATATTCTTTTTTGGTCTGAAATTGTTATACGCATCAATTTTGTACTGGTGAAATGTATTTGCAGATGTTCATGTACTTTCAAATTATATTCCTGTAGCACAGGGATTAGTGGAGGGACAAAAATGGACTTTCTGAGCCCTTATGGTTGCTAAGAGACTTATACTTCAAGCCTGGAAGGATAAATATCCACTATCTATTATGAAATGGTTTAAGGACCTCACTGCCATGGTTATGTATGAACATATTTCATATAGATGTCTAGTTCCTGTTCATACATCTATTATGACATCTGGAAGACATGTCTTAATGCATATGTTTAACGTAAGATCCATGCACTGATGGTTACTGTATCTGTAATGTGAAGTGATGGTGTTTTTAATTACTATTAGTACTAttcatacattattattattttaataataattgcacagaatggaattgttttaattagtttttaaacAATATATGATCCCAATGGGATGCATATCCTCTGTATCAATAACTGAACAAGATCCCACATTAAGTTATTGAAGTGAGGTAGGGAGAACATTGCTTCATGTTGGTATAAGCAAAAACCAAATCCCAAGAACACAAACAATGCACATCTGTCATGAGGATCTTGTTGGAGGGACATTTCAAAAAATTATTGTGTGTACCTTCGTACAAGAAACCAGGTACTTCCGACACCCCAATAACATATCTCATTAATACACTGTTTTCAAGGCTGTGCTTTCGTAGTTACCATTGGCATTCTTAGCTAGCGCCTGTGTACATCTTAAGGACATAAATGTGCAAAGTGGTCTTTCCTTGCCAAATTCTGAATGCCAGTGTAACTCAAGCTTTCCTAGTATAATACAATTCCAAAGATAAACATGTGTTTGTTTTACCTGACCATCAGAGGTCTCTGTGTTTAGAATCAATCACTTTAGAGTGATCGTTGATTTCCCACCTGTCAGGCTAAATAAAACTAACTACCTTAGAGCTACTAAAGCATTACTGCAATGCCACATAGTTGTGCAGGATTTTCTTCTTCCTACAGAGCTTTCCTTAAGAAAACGCTTCCTGGGCTCCACAAAAAATGAGAGCACGAGACAAGAAATGTCTGCACCTACATCTCAGGAAAGGAGGAGAACTTACTGTATTACAGGGAAGGACACCCAGCTTATAGGTTTCTCACATGCATGAAGACTACAAAGCATCATGTTTCAAGAATGGGACTACAGAGTCTCCACAGACAAGACACGTTTCTGTGTTTACAACAAAGCATGCTAAGACTTTCCAGTGTGACAGTCCCAACTTGAGTTCATCATATTTCATTAGCCTCAACAGATGCCAAGACAGTTGCACACAAAGCTTTCTTCAAACTGTACTAGTGTGATGGCTTACCCAGAAGGCTATGATGAACACTATGCAACTCTAGGGTCACAAATGATTTAAAGCAGAAGTGGCAATGTACTCAAGGAAATTAGTTCAAAGAGATCATAGTGAAGAGCGAAGGTCAGTATGTGAACAGGAAAGAGAGAACAACATGCCCAAATGTGGGCTTTCTGGAGTTTGGTGCATTCTGCCAAGTGACTCAAAAAGAATGAAGCGGAGAATATGATGAGTGGAGAAGCCAAGCACTGCTTCCATGTTCTTGAAAGGAAGGCTTTTAAGTTAGACTGTTAAGATCcctgcttagccatgaagctcacgagGAACCTTCAGTAAGCCATTCCCTGTATCAGGCAAGGATAAATCATAAGGATATATTATAATGTGGCCTCAGGATGGAACATGAAAGAAATATGAACCCTCTAGGTTGACACCAGCTGCACATTAGCAATTTCCAGCAAGTTGGCTGCAAGATTTACATGCCAACGATATTACTTAATACAACATAGTTAATTCTGTCTTCAAAGGTGCTGCTTGGCATTAGCAAGGAACGGTATGCATTTATCTTCACGATTCAGAGACAAAAAGTGAAAGAAGCAATGCCTTGTTTCAAATTTTGCTATCTCTACTACATAGACAGTATATATATTTGGCAGTCATTAATGAAGAAAATGTGCAGCTCACCCTTTCACGTATCACTACAACATTGTTCCAAGAAGGCTACGTGTTCGCCTCTGTGGCTGCTACTTCTCAGCATCTACCTCTTTTGCCAGATATATGCTTTTTTTATCCAGCATAAGAAAAGTGTACAGTATCCATATAGATCAATTTACATAACCACCTGACAGAAGGCAACTGAGACCTACAGCGGGTTATACCTGCAACTACCATTTTCTTTAATGTACATCTTTTCAAGTTTTGCCAAGGGTGCCTAAAGCACAcagagagatgctttttaaagcaCAAATGAATCCAAATTAAACAGAGGCATGCTATCCTGTTTGCTAAGGGAATACGTTTTGCCACAAAATTACCGCCTTAATATGAAAAACAAGTATAAAAAGATTCAACACACTGCCCCACAGTACATGAATAGGGTTGTGGTTTttctaaaaagcaaaatacaggtAGAAAGAAAGTCTGGTCCACATTATACTTTTGAGGTATTTGGTACTGAAACACCCACAGAACACTATGCATCAAAATACACTGACAGAGCAGAGTCATAGAAATATTTAGAAAATGTTTGAGTCAATACTTTTATTCTGTTGGCACCATGCTTCATGTTGAACGCTATCACCCCAAATGTCCTAAAACATCAAGAAACACGACAGACAACCAGTCAGGGGCTTAGCACTGTAAGTATTGGATATTCAGCAAATTAATGTAGGAGATTTAGCACAATTGGAGGGTACTGGCAGTCAAAGTAATCTCTTCAAAGTAATGTGATGTGATGAATAAAAATCACCCACAG carries:
- the LRRC28 gene encoding leucine-rich repeat-containing protein 28 isoform X4, which translates into the protein MCLSLQYLTADRNHLWYVPRHLCQLPNLNELSMAGNRLAFLPLDLGRSRELQYVYVDNNVHLKGLPSYLYNKVIGCSGCGSPVQKSEVKLLTFSSGQLTVFLPAEVKSIGSESDRVLPLQEMAMRMLYNTYCRLLKDLKFLNPISLPRSLLELLYCPLGHCHRCSQPMFTIVYPKLFPLRETPMAGLHQGRTTVSFVAYCCSTQCLQTFDLLS